One stretch of Vogesella indigofera DNA includes these proteins:
- the kdpE gene encoding two-component system response regulator KdpE: MHALTALIIEDEAAIRRFVRSALEDEGYRVFEADSVARGLIEAGTRKPDVLVLDLGLPDGDGVSLLLDLRSWSKVPVIVLSARVDEVDKIAALDAGADDYLTKPFGVGELQARVRALQRRRSGDGSESNGSLVRLGEAVTVDLANRSVSRDGEPVHLTQLEYRLLATLLAHRGKVLTHRQLLQEVWGPGYVEHSHYLRIYMAHLRQKLEADPAQPRFLRTETGVGYRLL; this comes from the coding sequence ATGCACGCCCTGACGGCACTGATCATCGAGGACGAAGCCGCCATCCGCCGCTTCGTCAGAAGCGCGCTGGAAGACGAGGGCTACCGCGTGTTCGAGGCCGACTCCGTGGCGCGCGGCCTGATCGAGGCCGGCACCCGCAAGCCGGACGTGCTGGTGCTGGACCTCGGCCTGCCCGATGGCGACGGCGTCAGCCTGCTGCTGGACCTGCGCAGCTGGAGCAAGGTGCCGGTGATCGTGCTGTCGGCGCGCGTGGACGAGGTCGACAAGATCGCGGCGCTGGACGCCGGCGCCGACGACTACCTGACCAAGCCGTTCGGCGTCGGCGAGCTGCAGGCGAGAGTGCGCGCGCTGCAGCGGCGGCGCAGCGGCGACGGCAGCGAGAGCAACGGCAGTCTGGTGCGCCTGGGCGAGGCGGTGACGGTGGACCTGGCTAACCGCAGCGTCAGCCGCGACGGCGAGCCGGTGCACCTGACGCAGCTGGAATACCGGCTGCTGGCCACGCTGCTCGCGCATCGCGGCAAGGTGCTGACCCACCGCCAGCTGCTGCAGGAGGTGTGGGGGCCGGGCTACGTGGAACACAGCCACTATCTGCGCATCTATATGGCCCACCTGCGGCAAAAGCTGGAGGCCGATCCGGCGCAGCCGCGCTTTTTGCGCACCGAAACTGGCGTCGGCTACCGCCTGCTGTAA
- a CDS encoding PQQ-dependent sugar dehydrogenase, which produces MSNQARWSAWPLILLALGSPAQAAPRAEVVASGLEHPWAVAFIDGGRMLVTERPGRLRLVGANGQLGKPLAGLPRIDAAGQGGLLDLITDRDFARNRTLYFCYAEPAASGYGNSTALASARLADDASRLEQVKVLFSQQPKFSSRAHFGCRIVEAADGTLFLTLGDRFQRMADAQTLDNHHGKVVRVRKDGGIPPDNPFVGRAGARPEIWSLGHRNVQGAALGPDGRLWTHEHGPQGGDELNRPEAGKNYGWPVITYGENYGGGPVGAGLTRKPGMEQPLWQWTPSIAPSGMAFVRGTRYGKGWQGSLLLGSLKFRHLLRLELAGTRVLREEKLLTGLGQRVRDVREGPDGFIYLLTDEDNGQLLRLLPG; this is translated from the coding sequence ATGAGCAATCAAGCACGATGGTCAGCGTGGCCGCTGATACTGCTGGCGCTGGGCAGTCCGGCGCAGGCCGCACCGCGCGCGGAGGTGGTCGCCTCCGGGCTGGAACACCCGTGGGCGGTGGCGTTCATCGATGGCGGGCGCATGCTGGTCACCGAGCGCCCCGGCCGCCTGCGGCTGGTGGGCGCTAACGGCCAGCTGGGCAAGCCGCTGGCAGGGCTGCCGCGCATCGACGCCGCCGGGCAGGGCGGCCTGCTGGACCTGATCACCGACCGCGACTTCGCCCGCAACCGCACGCTGTACTTCTGCTACGCCGAGCCGGCCGCCAGCGGCTACGGCAACTCCACCGCGCTGGCCAGCGCCCGGCTGGCGGACGACGCCAGCCGCCTGGAACAGGTGAAGGTGCTGTTCAGCCAGCAGCCGAAATTCAGCAGCCGCGCCCACTTCGGCTGCCGCATCGTCGAGGCCGCCGACGGCACGCTGTTCCTGACGCTGGGCGACCGCTTTCAGCGCATGGCCGACGCGCAGACGCTGGATAATCACCACGGCAAGGTGGTGCGCGTGCGCAAGGATGGCGGCATTCCGCCGGACAACCCCTTCGTCGGCCGTGCCGGTGCGCGTCCGGAAATCTGGAGCCTCGGCCACCGCAATGTGCAGGGCGCCGCGCTGGGGCCGGACGGCCGGCTGTGGACGCACGAGCACGGGCCGCAGGGCGGCGACGAGCTGAACCGCCCCGAGGCCGGCAAGAACTACGGCTGGCCGGTAATCACCTACGGTGAAAACTACGGCGGCGGCCCGGTCGGCGCCGGCCTCACCCGCAAACCGGGTATGGAGCAGCCGCTGTGGCAGTGGACGCCGTCGATCGCGCCATCCGGCATGGCCTTCGTGCGCGGCACCCGCTACGGCAAGGGCTGGCAGGGCAGCCTGCTGCTCGGCTCGCTGAAATTCCGCCACCTGCTGCGCCTGGAGCTGGCCGGCACGCGCGTGCTGCGCGAGGAAAAGCTGCTCACCGGCCTTGGCCAGCGCGTGCGCGACGTGCGCGAAGGCCCGGACGGCTTCATCTACCTGCTGACCGACGAGGACAACGGCCAGCTGCTGCGGCTGCTGCCGGGCTGA